The Telopea speciosissima isolate NSW1024214 ecotype Mountain lineage unplaced genomic scaffold, Tspe_v1 Tspe_v1.0196, whole genome shotgun sequence genome has a segment encoding these proteins:
- the LOC122647837 gene encoding uncharacterized protein LOC122647837 gives MESCNHILLDCPFARATWFGSDLTFIVPSNAPPRPENLLQAWDRFGFPSKKSSAEVLSLFSVVCWSLWLARNELILNHKELSPVEVFSKAQQAFNDFMDIENGKVLNTGPALGYVETSPTPKWKSPSAGTLKLNCDAALPRDSIMGGVGFIIRNHLGIPSMAVSEPLVFDEALIGEALAILKGVSAAADAGHHQVEVESDNFEMVTFLNGVNSHPPLSVASIVEDIAHIASSIPYYTFVHVSRGANFAAHSLTRMALSLASMTVWPTSSPWLLDICNQDVLSSSCPLQ, from the coding sequence ATGGAATCCTGCAACCACATTCTCCTAGACTGCCCCTTTGCTAGAGCTACTTGGTTCGGCAGCGATTTGACTTTCATCGTCCCAAGCAATGCCCCTCCTCGGCCCGAGAACTTATTGCAAGCGTGGGATCGGTTTGGTTTTCCCTCTAAGAAGAGCAGTGCTGAAGTGTTAAGTCTCTTCTCCGTTGTGTGCTGGTCCCTTTGGCTAGCGAGGAACGAGTTGATTTTGAACCACAAGGAGCTCTCACCGGTTGAAGTCTTCTCCAAGGCCCAACAAGCCTTTAACGATTTCATGGACATTGAGAATGGCAAGGTCTTAAATACTGGTCCAGCGCTCGGCTATGTGGAGACATCCCCTACTCCGAAATGGAAATCTCCTTCAGCTGGCACTTTGAAACTGAATTGCGATGCGGCTCTCCCAAGAGATTCTATTATGGGTGGGGTGGGATTCATCATACGAAATCACTTGGGTATTCCATCTATGGCAGTCTCAGAACCCCTTGTGTTTGATGAAGCTCTTATTGGTGAGGCTTTAGCGATTCTCAAAGGTGTTAGTGCAGCTGCAGATGCGGGGCATCATCAAGTGGAGGTTGAGTCTGATAATTTTGAGATGGTGACTTTCCTGAATGGTGTTAACTCCCATCCTCCGTTATCAGTGGCTAGTATCGTGGAGGATATTGCACATATAGCCTCAAGTATCCCCTATTATACTTTTGTTCATGTTTCTAGAGGTGCTAACTTTGCTGCACATTCTCTAACTAGGATGGCCTTGTCTTTGGCAAGTATGACGGTTTGGCCAACTTCCTCTCCTTGGCTTCTTGATATTTGTAATCAGGATGTCTTGAGCTCCTCTTGCCCACTTCAATAA